TTCATACAATGGAAGAATTTCACAGGATTCAAAAGCTGTACATATTGGCACCGTGCAAATGAGAGCGTATTTTTAATTTGTTATAAAATTGCTTCTTTTCTGCAACTTAAAAAACATTCGACTTATATATTTTCATACTCACTTACAACCTGTCTTATTGAAGGATAAGAATTTTCTAATTTAATTTTAAAATCTGCTAGTTTTAACCAACATGCTTCTTCAATATTTTCAATTGTTTGCGGACATAATTCAGGTACACCATCAATATTAAAATCAAACCAATAAGTTTTTTTTAATATCTTTTTTCCATTCATTTTATAGGTATGGTAAGTCTCACAAATTTTCTTAATTAGTACATGTCCGTTAATTCCACACTCTTCAGAAATTTCTCTTAAAGCTGCCTCTTCGGGCGACTCGTTATTCTCGATCTTTCCTTTTGGCAAATCCCATTTTCCCAGTCTGAAAATTGCAAGAACATCTTTATTAGAATTTCTTACCAATCCACCCGCAGCCTCTATTACCTCGAAATTCTTTTGAAATGCAGTAAAAGCTGTGTCAATATCCTTAGTAAAAAAATAAAAATGCTTTTTTTTGAAATCAGATTCAAAATCATTTGCAATTTTTATTATATCTTCGGGCTTCATGAAATTGCTTTCTGAAATATTATCAGAAAGCTGACAATTTGAAATAATGAAACTTCTATCTAAATAATAAATAATATATTGAGCCATATGGAAAACATTAATCAAAAAGTTGCAGAATATTTATTACAAATAAAAGCAATTAAACTGAGCCCGTCAAATCCATTTACTTGGGCATCTGGATGGAAATCTCCAA
Above is a window of Bacteroidia bacterium DNA encoding:
- a CDS encoding NUDIX domain-containing protein gives rise to the protein MAQYIIYYLDRSFIISNCQLSDNISESNFMKPEDIIKIANDFESDFKKKHFYFFTKDIDTAFTAFQKNFEVIEAAGGLVRNSNKDVLAIFRLGKWDLPKGKIENNESPEEAALREISEECGINGHVLIKKICETYHTYKMNGKKILKKTYWFDFNIDGVPELCPQTIENIEEACWLKLADFKIKLENSYPSIRQVVSEYENI